In one Planctomycetota bacterium genomic region, the following are encoded:
- the asnS gene encoding asparagine--tRNA ligase, with translation MTNAYVSELSKHVGKEVTIKGWLYNNRSSGKIQFMQVRDGTGIVQCVFSPKDVGEETFKACDKLPQESSLAVTGSVREDKRAPGGYELTVKAVQIFQQAEPYPIALQEHGVGFLMEQRHLWLRSKKQVAVLKIRAEIIRAIRDFFDNNGFTLVDTPILTPAACEGTTTLFEVTYFDDKAYLTQSGQLYNEANAMALGKVYCFGPTFRAEKSKTRKHLMEFWMVEPEVAYAELNDIMDLAENFVEYIVQRVLEKHQENLKVLERDTKPLEKVRKPFPRVAYSELMKSFDEWKHPFKKGDDLGAPEESVIGQKFDKPVLIHRFPMAVKAFYMKPDPADPTYALCVDMIAPEGYGEIIGGGQREDDVNKLTAKIKECKLPMASFEWYLDLRRYGSVPHGGFGLGVERTVAWICGREHIRECIPYPRMLYKIYP, from the coding sequence ATGACTAACGCTTATGTATCCGAACTATCCAAACACGTCGGCAAAGAAGTTACTATCAAAGGCTGGCTCTATAACAACCGCTCCAGCGGGAAGATTCAGTTCATGCAGGTGCGCGACGGCACCGGAATCGTCCAGTGCGTCTTCTCACCCAAGGACGTGGGAGAAGAGACCTTTAAGGCCTGCGACAAGCTTCCGCAGGAAAGCTCACTGGCCGTTACCGGCTCGGTGCGGGAAGACAAACGCGCCCCCGGCGGCTACGAACTGACCGTAAAGGCAGTCCAGATTTTCCAGCAGGCAGAGCCATACCCGATTGCCCTGCAGGAACACGGCGTCGGATTCCTCATGGAACAGCGCCACTTGTGGCTGCGCTCCAAGAAACAGGTCGCCGTCCTGAAAATCCGGGCGGAAATCATACGCGCCATCCGCGACTTCTTTGATAATAACGGATTTACCCTTGTTGATACGCCGATACTTACCCCGGCCGCCTGCGAAGGCACGACCACCCTTTTTGAAGTGACTTACTTTGATGACAAGGCATATCTTACCCAGAGCGGACAGCTTTATAACGAAGCCAACGCCATGGCGCTGGGCAAGGTCTATTGCTTCGGTCCCACTTTCCGCGCGGAGAAATCCAAGACCAGGAAGCACCTGATGGAATTCTGGATGGTCGAACCGGAAGTCGCTTATGCCGAGCTTAACGACATCATGGATTTGGCGGAGAATTTCGTGGAATATATCGTCCAGCGCGTCCTTGAAAAACATCAGGAAAACCTGAAGGTTCTGGAACGCGATACCAAACCATTGGAAAAGGTCAGGAAACCGTTCCCGCGCGTTGCTTACAGCGAGCTCATGAAATCATTTGATGAATGGAAACATCCCTTTAAGAAAGGCGATGACCTGGGCGCGCCGGAAGAAAGCGTTATCGGGCAAAAGTTTGATAAGCCGGTACTGATTCACCGCTTCCCCATGGCGGTCAAGGCGTTTTATATGAAGCCCGACCCGGCTGACCCGACCTATGCACTGTGCGTAGATATGATTGCGCCGGAAGGCTACGGCGAAATCATCGGCGGCGGACAGCGTGAAGACGATGTCAACAAACTCACCGCCAAGATTAAGGAATGCAAGCTCCCGATGGCGTCGTTTGAATGGTATCTGGATTTACGGAGATACGGCTCTGTCCCGCACGGCGGATTCGGGCTGGGTGTCGAGCGCACCGTAGCGTGGATTTGCGGAAGGGAACATATCAGGGAATGCATCCCTTATCCGAGGATGCTTTATAAGATTTATCCGTAG
- a CDS encoding alkaline phosphatase family protein → MKKQIVIVLDIVGLSPALLKKKSLIPNITRLKASGTYRAMIPSFPAVTCSVQATLLSGKPPADHGIVGNGYFDSGTMKPEFWRQENALVNGPRIWDIMRERNKASKVAVLFWQNSKYINADIVVTPSPIHTDKGMTEWCYSKPDGYYEKLTAKIGPFSLRDYWGPMANAKSSQWIAEASLRTLKEEAPDMLLAYIPHLDYVSQRHAPDSAAVEKELKVADDIAGRFMEFREAYGKENAVLFIISEYGLVPVSGAVFPNRILRKAGLLKTREISGAEYIDFEGSDAFAVVDHQIAHIYCKPDAIEKAKKALESAEGVDKVLDRNGQKGLQIHNPRSGQLIALSKKDKWFAYYYWEDDARTPLYARTVDIHNKPGYDPCELFVDMKTMSIPLSPELIKGSHGLPTENDNQFAVMIASEKGLDDYAPKPFNATQFLGMLYRVI, encoded by the coding sequence ATGAAAAAGCAAATAGTAATCGTCCTGGATATCGTCGGGCTTTCTCCGGCTTTATTAAAGAAGAAATCATTGATACCGAATATAACCAGGCTTAAAGCAAGCGGAACCTATCGTGCCATGATACCGTCTTTCCCGGCGGTAACCTGCTCGGTCCAGGCGACTTTGTTAAGCGGCAAGCCGCCGGCAGACCACGGTATTGTCGGCAACGGGTATTTTGACAGCGGCACCATGAAACCGGAATTCTGGCGACAGGAAAACGCGCTTGTCAATGGCCCCCGCATCTGGGATATCATGCGCGAAAGGAACAAGGCTTCCAAAGTGGCGGTTCTCTTCTGGCAGAACAGTAAATACATCAATGCCGATATCGTGGTCACCCCGTCTCCGATTCATACGGATAAAGGCATGACCGAATGGTGCTATTCCAAACCGGACGGATATTATGAAAAACTTACCGCGAAAATTGGGCCTTTTAGCTTAAGGGATTATTGGGGTCCTATGGCAAACGCAAAGTCCAGCCAATGGATTGCCGAAGCCTCGTTGCGCACATTGAAAGAGGAAGCGCCTGATATGTTATTGGCGTATATCCCTCACCTGGATTACGTTTCCCAGCGCCACGCGCCCGATTCAGCGGCAGTGGAAAAAGAACTCAAAGTGGCGGACGATATCGCCGGCAGGTTTATGGAATTCAGGGAAGCATACGGCAAGGAGAATGCCGTTCTATTTATTATTTCCGAATACGGGCTGGTTCCGGTAAGCGGCGCGGTTTTTCCGAACAGGATATTGCGGAAAGCCGGATTATTAAAGACGCGCGAAATAAGCGGCGCTGAATACATAGATTTTGAAGGGAGCGATGCCTTTGCCGTGGTTGACCACCAGATTGCCCATATTTATTGCAAGCCTGATGCGATAGAAAAGGCGAAGAAAGCCCTTGAATCGGCAGAGGGGGTTGATAAAGTGCTTGACCGGAACGGGCAAAAAGGATTGCAGATTCACAATCCTCGCAGTGGACAGCTTATTGCCTTAAGCAAGAAAGATAAATGGTTTGCCTATTATTACTGGGAGGATGACGCCAGGACTCCGCTTTATGCCAGAACAGTTGATATCCACAATAAACCCGGTTATGACCCGTGCGAATTGTTTGTCGATATGAAGACCATGTCAATTCCGTTAAGCCCGGAATTGATTAAAGGGTCTCATGGGTTACCGACTGAGAATGATAACCAGTTCGCCGTGATGATAGCCTCTGAAAAAGGGTTGGACGACTACGCCCCGAAACCATTTAACGCCACCCAGTTTCTGGGGATGCTATATCGGGTTATTTGA
- a CDS encoding GxxExxY protein, translated as MDDFIYKDISYKIMEAVFEVHNILGPGFPEDKYEKALCREFRDRKISYETQKPVKVIYKDEDLGDFRLDLIVEDKVILELKAVSELNEVFEAQLYSYLKATGLKLGILINFGKKKVEYKRIAN; from the coding sequence ATGGACGATTTTATTTACAAGGATATATCCTATAAAATAATGGAAGCGGTATTTGAGGTTCATAATATTCTTGGTCCCGGTTTTCCGGAGGATAAGTATGAGAAAGCGCTATGCCGGGAATTTCGTGACCGGAAGATTAGTTATGAAACACAGAAACCGGTAAAAGTTATTTATAAGGATGAAGATTTGGGCGATTTTAGGTTAGATTTAATAGTAGAAGATAAGGTTATACTGGAACTTAAAGCCGTTTCAGAATTAAATGAAGTGTTTGAAGCGCAATTATACTCATACTTAAAGGCAACCGGGTTGAAACTCGGAATCCTTATAAATTTCGGGAAGAAGAAGGTCGAATATAAACGTATCGCTAATTGA
- a CDS encoding UbiA family prenyltransferase: MFRFIIGLLRLIRLPNIFTAISNVWAGMVVAGSVFPATAHIIFGSVASAALYSGGMALNDYFDLKRDKKERPNRVLPSGVIKPSIALSFGILLLMAGIVCGFMISASAGVICSVIALSAFLYDSLFKRWFITAIIFMPLCRAFNWELGLNIGGAFPKEFIIFPVIIFIYIAITTALARLENDKPALRKIVKTGILIIPLIDGLLVFMNGYYWQAGIIASLMIPALVLGIIFEMT, from the coding sequence ATGTTTCGTTTTATCATTGGTTTGTTAAGATTAATCCGCCTGCCCAATATTTTCACTGCCATATCAAATGTCTGGGCAGGGATGGTTGTTGCAGGGAGCGTTTTCCCGGCAACCGCCCACATCATATTCGGCTCGGTTGCCTCAGCCGCGCTTTACAGCGGCGGGATGGCGCTTAATGATTACTTCGATTTGAAACGTGATAAAAAAGAGCGTCCCAATCGGGTTTTGCCTTCGGGCGTTATCAAGCCGTCAATAGCTTTGTCCTTTGGAATCCTTTTGCTCATGGCGGGAATTGTTTGCGGGTTTATGATTTCGGCAAGCGCAGGCGTTATTTGTTCCGTTATCGCATTAAGCGCGTTTCTTTATGATTCATTGTTTAAGAGATGGTTTATTACCGCCATCATATTCATGCCGCTATGCCGCGCTTTTAATTGGGAATTGGGATTAAATATCGGGGGGGCATTCCCCAAAGAGTTTATAATATTCCCTGTAATAATATTTATCTACATTGCAATAACCACAGCACTGGCTAGATTAGAGAATGATAAGCCCGCGCTTCGCAAGATAGTGAAAACAGGAATCCTGATTATCCCGCTTATAGACGGATTGCTGGTTTTTATGAACGGATATTACTGGCAGGCAGGTATAATAGCATCGTTGATGATACCGGCTTTGGTATTAGGAATAATTTTCGAGATGACGTAA
- a CDS encoding sugar phosphate isomerase/epimerase: MKFAYSTNAFKKYSLEETIRLIREIGFAGVEIMADRPHLYPPDYQDARKLSALKSLLKKENLAVSNLNTFTLFAIGDMHHPSWIEKEAKDRDMRIQHTKQCLHLAKELDCPNISIQPGGRLEHFTRKDAMEIFIRGLEEVIPLAKELGVKILVEPEPDLLMENSVQFGEFIRKVDTSIIGLNCDIGHFWCAGENPAEVINKLAPYIHHVHIEDISGRVHNHKICGQGEIDFPPVFTALKDIGYDGFISVELYPYQDNPVEVGSQSLQHLKQFVSEKE, translated from the coding sequence ATGAAATTCGCTTACAGCACGAATGCTTTTAAGAAATACAGCCTGGAAGAAACCATACGCCTTATCAGGGAAATAGGCTTTGCCGGGGTGGAAATCATGGCAGACCGTCCCCACCTTTACCCCCCAGATTATCAAGATGCTCGAAAGCTCAGTGCTTTAAAATCGCTCTTAAAGAAAGAAAATCTGGCGGTTTCCAATCTGAATACCTTCACCCTGTTTGCCATAGGGGATATGCATCATCCTTCATGGATTGAGAAGGAAGCGAAAGACAGGGACATGCGCATCCAACATACAAAGCAATGCTTGCACCTTGCCAAAGAGCTTGATTGCCCGAATATTTCCATCCAGCCCGGGGGCCGTTTGGAGCATTTTACCCGCAAGGACGCAATGGAGATATTTATCAGAGGATTGGAAGAAGTTATCCCTCTTGCCAAAGAATTGGGTGTGAAAATACTGGTTGAGCCGGAACCGGATTTACTGATGGAGAACTCAGTCCAATTCGGGGAGTTTATCAGGAAGGTTGATACATCAATTATCGGATTAAACTGCGATATCGGCCATTTCTGGTGCGCCGGTGAAAACCCCGCGGAGGTCATAAATAAACTCGCGCCTTATATCCATCACGTCCATATAGAAGATATTTCAGGCAGGGTCCATAACCACAAGATATGCGGGCAGGGTGAAATAGATTTTCCCCCGGTATTCACGGCGTTAAAAGATATAGGCTATGATGGATTTATCAGCGTTGAATTGTATCCTTATCAGGATAATCCGGTGGAAGTCGGGAGCCAAAGCTTACAACACCTTAAACAGTTTGTTTCAGAGAAAGAGTAA
- a CDS encoding TatD family hydrolase yields MYARTTDDYEAMKKSGYVAVIEPAFWSGTDRTSAGSYYDYFQHLLNFENGRARKYGLYHYSLLGVNAKEARHTEIAFEVVNNLGKYLEHPNCIGVGEIGLDLITPDEEEVFKRQVELAEKHKSLVIIHSPHTNKRVGVERMLAIMKKVGVDMKRYVMDHNTEETIGVTLKEPDIIAGMTLYPTKVSNERAAKMIKEYGAGRILINSSADWGKSYPLNVAEAARQFPGFGLSEEEIEKVVFRNAFGFFSQSPKFRLED; encoded by the coding sequence ATGTATGCCCGGACTACCGATGATTACGAAGCGATGAAGAAATCCGGTTATGTCGCGGTGATTGAACCGGCTTTCTGGTCGGGGACAGACCGGACATCGGCTGGCAGTTATTACGATTATTTCCAGCATTTGCTTAACTTTGAGAACGGCCGGGCGCGCAAATACGGCTTATACCATTACAGCCTGCTCGGAGTCAATGCCAAAGAAGCCCGCCATACCGAGATTGCATTTGAGGTGGTCAATAACCTGGGGAAATATCTGGAACACCCTAATTGCATCGGTGTCGGGGAAATCGGGCTGGATTTGATTACCCCGGATGAGGAAGAAGTATTTAAACGCCAGGTGGAGCTGGCGGAGAAACATAAGTCGCTCGTGATAATCCATTCCCCCCATACCAATAAGCGGGTCGGGGTGGAGAGGATGCTTGCTATCATGAAAAAGGTCGGGGTGGATATGAAGCGCTACGTGATGGACCATAATACCGAGGAAACAATCGGCGTTACTTTGAAAGAACCGGATATCATTGCCGGGATGACCCTTTATCCGACCAAGGTAAGCAACGAGCGCGCCGCTAAGATGATAAAAGAATACGGGGCAGGCCGCATCCTGATAAACAGCTCGGCTGATTGGGGGAAATCTTACCCCTTGAATGTGGCGGAAGCGGCAAGGCAATTCCCGGGTTTCGGGCTAAGCGAAGAGGAGATAGAAAAGGTGGTTTTCCGGAATGCCTTTGGCTTTTTCTCCCAATCGCCTAAATTCCGGCTGGAGGATTAA